From the Candidatus Saccharimonadales bacterium genome, one window contains:
- a CDS encoding carbohydrate kinase family protein — translation MNRKLSVVTIGAATQDVFLTGKTFAAKRDVRTQDNVEQFPLGAKLPVEDVHFDTGGGGTNSAVTFARQGFNVSTLAKVGHDSAGAEVIRVLRREGAVTNHLAFDAKLKTGYSVILTAPKGERTVLVYRGASHNLQVQDFPLRNLEADWFYISSLAGNLDLLERLLKYANAHGIEVALDPGNAELEKAKDLKRLLPLVRVLKANREEFAMLFGNGEPNQLLRAAADQVQYAIMTDGGKGCLATDGASLYQCGQYQKVKVVDRTGSGDAFGSGFVAALARGDSIEQALTLASANATAVVRKVGAKDGILQAGARLKKMDIEVSEL, via the coding sequence ATGAATCGCAAGCTGAGCGTCGTCACAATCGGGGCGGCAACTCAAGACGTTTTCCTGACCGGTAAGACCTTTGCGGCTAAGCGTGACGTTCGCACTCAAGATAACGTTGAGCAGTTTCCGCTCGGCGCTAAACTGCCGGTCGAAGATGTACACTTTGATACTGGAGGCGGCGGCACCAATTCAGCTGTGACCTTTGCCCGCCAAGGTTTCAACGTTAGTACGCTGGCAAAAGTTGGTCACGATTCGGCCGGGGCTGAAGTCATTCGAGTTCTGCGCCGCGAGGGGGCTGTAACTAACCACTTGGCCTTCGACGCCAAACTCAAGACCGGGTATTCTGTAATCCTGACGGCTCCGAAAGGTGAGCGAACCGTCTTGGTTTACAGAGGAGCCTCGCACAATCTGCAAGTTCAAGATTTCCCCTTGCGGAACCTGGAGGCGGACTGGTTCTACATCTCATCACTGGCCGGCAACTTAGACCTATTGGAAAGATTATTAAAATACGCTAACGCCCACGGCATCGAAGTAGCGCTTGACCCTGGCAACGCCGAACTGGAAAAAGCCAAAGATCTCAAACGTCTATTGCCACTAGTTAGGGTACTCAAAGCCAACCGCGAGGAATTTGCCATGCTTTTTGGTAATGGTGAGCCGAACCAACTATTGCGGGCCGCCGCTGACCAAGTTCAATACGCCATTATGACCGATGGTGGCAAAGGCTGCCTGGCCACCGATGGAGCCAGCCTATACCAATGCGGCCAATACCAAAAAGTCAAAGTCGTTGATCGGACCGGTTCAGGTGATGCTTTTGGTTCGGGTTTTGTGGCGGCTCTAGCTAGGGGTGATTCGATCGAACAAGCTTTGACCTTGGCTAGTGCTAATGCCACGGCCGTGGTGCGCAAAGTCGGCGCTAAAGATGGAATTTTGCAAGCCGGTGCTAGGCTAAAAAAAATGGACATAGAGGTGAGCGAACTATGA
- a CDS encoding class II fructose-bisphosphate aldolase, whose amino-acid sequence MTDIAGARKLMERSRVEKFAVGAFNVDNQETLRAIAQAAASKKSPVLIEASQGEVEAMGLANLRDMVDNYKSELDIEMYINLDHSPSVEAAKAGIDAGFEFIHIDVSQANKEATDDEIISATKEIVEYAKKTGALVESEPHYFAGSSNVHNEPIDYEEIKKTFSTPAGSKEFVTATGIDTFAAAVGNLHGLYPVPKQLDLNLLRQIRSSIDCYISLHGGSGTPPEQFKQAAEIGVSKVNINSELRKTFRETLEEQLKSNPDEYAIVKLMPPVVEALQKIVEAKMDIFGSSGKAHS is encoded by the coding sequence ATGACCGATATTGCTGGCGCCAGGAAATTGATGGAGCGCAGCCGTGTAGAGAAGTTTGCCGTCGGGGCCTTTAATGTTGATAATCAAGAGACTCTCAGAGCCATCGCTCAGGCTGCGGCAAGTAAAAAGTCTCCAGTTTTAATCGAGGCTAGTCAGGGCGAGGTTGAGGCTATGGGGTTGGCTAACTTACGCGATATGGTTGATAACTATAAGTCTGAACTTGATATTGAGATGTATATAAACCTTGATCATTCGCCATCAGTTGAGGCGGCAAAGGCTGGAATTGATGCCGGTTTTGAATTTATTCATATCGATGTTTCCCAAGCCAATAAAGAGGCCACGGATGATGAAATTATTTCCGCTACCAAGGAAATAGTAGAATATGCCAAAAAAACTGGTGCCCTAGTTGAAAGCGAACCCCATTATTTTGCCGGCAGCTCCAATGTCCATAATGAGCCAATCGACTACGAGGAAATCAAAAAGACCTTTTCGACACCGGCTGGATCAAAGGAGTTTGTAACCGCGACTGGCATTGATACCTTTGCAGCAGCGGTCGGAAACCTGCATGGCCTCTATCCAGTGCCAAAACAACTAGATTTGAACTTACTGCGACAAATTCGCAGTAGTATTGATTGCTACATCAGCTTGCACGGCGGAAGTGGCACACCGCCGGAACAGTTTAAGCAGGCGGCTGAGATCGGCGTGAGCAAGGTCAACATCAATTCGGAACTCCGTAAGACCTTTCGTGAAACCTTGGAGGAACAGCTCAAATCCAACCCTGATGAATATGCCATTGTTAAACTGATGCCACCAGTCGTTGAGGCTCTACAAAAGATTGTCGAAGCCAAAATGGACATTTTTGGATCCAGTGGCAAGGCCCATAGTTAA
- a CDS encoding transketolase C-terminal domain-containing protein, which yields MSSLNPKLYDSDVEQEPIRAGFGRGLKEAGADEKIVALCADLTESTQMHHFAEAYPERFFQVGIAEQNLVTTAAGMSLMGRVPFVSSYAAFSPGRNWEQIRTTICLNETNVKIVGSHAGVSVGPDGATHQMLEDIALMRVLPNMTVVVPCDSLEAERATKAIADTPDTTYLRLAREKSPIVTTADTPFRVGQAQVLREGADVTIVACGPMVYQAMIAAKELSKTKIEAEVINCATIKPLDQATILASVKKTGAVLTSEEAQVAGGLGGTVAELLADELPTPMTRMGMQDHFGESGDPTELLEHFKLTAPHIAKAAKELIKRKGSK from the coding sequence ATGAGTAGCCTTAACCCCAAACTCTACGATTCAGACGTCGAACAAGAACCGATTCGAGCTGGTTTTGGGCGCGGGCTGAAAGAGGCCGGAGCCGACGAAAAGATTGTGGCGCTGTGCGCTGATTTGACTGAATCAACCCAAATGCATCACTTTGCCGAAGCCTATCCGGAGCGGTTTTTTCAAGTTGGCATTGCTGAACAAAATTTAGTGACGACAGCGGCCGGGATGTCGCTCATGGGCCGGGTGCCCTTTGTGTCGAGCTACGCCGCCTTTAGCCCTGGACGCAATTGGGAGCAGATTCGCACCACTATCTGCTTGAACGAGACCAACGTCAAAATTGTCGGGTCTCACGCCGGTGTCAGCGTTGGTCCGGATGGCGCGACCCACCAGATGTTAGAAGACATTGCTTTGATGCGAGTCCTGCCAAATATGACGGTGGTGGTGCCATGTGACAGTTTGGAGGCCGAGCGGGCTACAAAGGCTATTGCGGATACTCCGGATACGACCTACCTGCGTTTGGCCCGCGAAAAGTCACCGATCGTCACAACTGCCGATACACCTTTTAGGGTAGGTCAAGCTCAAGTTTTACGAGAGGGAGCCGATGTTACCATAGTTGCTTGCGGGCCCATGGTATACCAGGCCATGATAGCGGCTAAAGAACTATCTAAAACCAAAATCGAAGCTGAGGTTATTAATTGTGCTACCATCAAACCGCTCGATCAAGCCACGATTTTGGCTAGTGTCAAAAAAACCGGCGCTGTGCTAACCAGCGAAGAGGCCCAGGTGGCGGGAGGACTGGGTGGTACGGTGGCCGAGCTTTTGGCCGATGAGCTGCCGACGCCGATGACTCGAATGGGTATGCAAGATCACTTTGGCGAGTCCGGTGATCCGACAGAACTATTGGAACATTTTAAATTAACCGCGCCTCACATCGCCAAAGCCGCCAAAGAACTGATCAAACGAAAGGGATCAAAATGA
- a CDS encoding transketolase → MTTKQLETKANQIREDIIAMLLEAGSGHSAGPLGMADVFTALYFEVLNHRPKQPDWPERDRLILSNGHIVPVRYATMARAGYFPVSELKTLRKLGSRLQGHPERLRLPGLETTSGPLGSGLSQANGIALINRLENNRSRWTYCLIGDGESNEGQLWEAAMLAGKFKLANLTVIMDRNNIQIDGPTEVVMPLEDVRAKWEAFNWHVLEINGHNFDEIINACNEAKAIENKPVIIIAHTIPGKGVDFMQYDFHWHGKPPKPEEAKKALAELRTLGGKIRSEHE, encoded by the coding sequence GTGACGACCAAGCAGCTTGAAACTAAAGCCAACCAAATCCGCGAGGACATCATTGCTATGTTGTTGGAAGCTGGTAGTGGCCACTCAGCCGGGCCATTGGGTATGGCCGATGTTTTCACCGCCCTTTATTTTGAAGTCCTAAACCACCGCCCCAAACAGCCGGATTGGCCAGAACGCGATCGCTTGATTTTAAGCAATGGCCACATAGTGCCAGTCCGCTATGCCACTATGGCTCGAGCCGGTTACTTTCCGGTGTCAGAACTTAAAACTCTACGTAAACTGGGTTCACGCTTGCAAGGCCACCCTGAGCGATTACGTTTGCCGGGGCTCGAAACCACCAGCGGCCCGCTAGGCAGTGGATTGAGTCAAGCCAATGGCATTGCCTTAATAAATCGCTTGGAAAACAATCGCTCCCGCTGGACCTACTGCTTAATTGGCGACGGAGAGAGCAACGAGGGTCAGCTGTGGGAAGCGGCTATGCTGGCCGGCAAATTCAAACTGGCTAATCTCACTGTCATCATGGATCGCAATAATATTCAAATCGACGGGCCGACCGAAGTTGTTATGCCTCTCGAAGATGTCCGGGCCAAATGGGAGGCCTTCAACTGGCATGTGCTGGAAATCAACGGCCATAATTTTGATGAAATTATCAATGCTTGTAATGAAGCCAAGGCTATCGAAAACAAGCCCGTCATCATCATTGCCCATACGATTCCCGGTAAGGGCGTCGACTTCATGCAATACGATTTTCATTGGCATGGCAAACCTCCCAAACCCGAAGAAGCCAAAAAGGCTTTGGCGGAACTAAGAACTTTAGGCGGCAAGATCCGGAGCGAGCATGAGTAG
- a CDS encoding RpiB/LacA/LacB family sugar-phosphate isomerase translates to MKVFLAADHAGFELKKTIKRHLEQADFEVEDLGPEELDKDDDYPVKAYDVATKVLGEDDARGILVCSSGQGMAIAANRLSGIRASVIWSVDGAKETRLDNDSNVLSLPAQMIDEDTALKIIDTWLATKFSGEERHLRRIKELEDL, encoded by the coding sequence ATGAAAGTTTTCCTGGCGGCCGATCACGCCGGTTTTGAGCTCAAAAAAACCATCAAACGGCACTTGGAACAGGCAGATTTTGAGGTTGAGGACTTAGGGCCAGAAGAACTTGATAAGGATGATGATTACCCAGTCAAAGCTTATGATGTGGCTACCAAAGTCTTGGGCGAAGATGATGCTCGTGGGATTTTGGTCTGTAGTAGCGGCCAGGGCATGGCAATTGCGGCCAATCGGTTGAGTGGCATTAGGGCATCGGTTATCTGGAGCGTCGACGGTGCCAAGGAAACTCGCTTGGATAATGATAGTAATGTCTTAAGTTTGCCCGCTCAGATGATTGATGAAGACACCGCTCTCAAAATTATTGATACCTGGCTAGCCACTAAGTTTTCAGGCGAGGAGCGGCATCTCCGGCGCATCAAGGAACTGGAGGACTTGTAA
- the gap gene encoding type I glyceraldehyde-3-phosphate dehydrogenase: MKIKVAINGFGRIGRNAFKIAQANPQIEIVAINDLAEPATLAYLLKHDSNYGTYAKTVSADDEHIIVEGESITVVAEKDPASLPWKEMDVDVVIESTGRFTKHADLSKHLHAGAKRVVLSAPIKDDHHDTYVIGVNEDTLKPEHEIVSNASCTTNDITPVGAIIEAAFGIERAMMTTVHSYTASQALQDAPGKDLREGRNAAENIVPTSTGATIAAAKAFPALKGKFTGLSIRVPTPVVSLSDFTFLTHKHTTIEEVNEAIKKAAASERFKGILTWTEEELVSRDFIGDAHSSTVDLNLTNVVGGNLVKVVAWYDNEWGYSNRLIEMVALVGNLIPR; encoded by the coding sequence ATGAAAATAAAAGTTGCCATTAATGGGTTCGGGCGGATCGGTCGCAACGCTTTTAAAATCGCTCAAGCCAACCCCCAAATCGAAATCGTGGCCATTAACGACTTAGCCGAACCAGCCACTTTGGCCTATCTGCTTAAACACGATTCCAACTATGGGACTTATGCCAAAACGGTCAGTGCTGACGACGAGCACATTATTGTCGAGGGCGAATCGATTACAGTCGTTGCCGAAAAGGACCCAGCCAGTTTGCCGTGGAAGGAAATGGATGTTGATGTGGTGATTGAAAGCACCGGCCGTTTCACTAAACACGCAGATTTAAGTAAGCACCTTCACGCCGGAGCCAAACGAGTCGTGCTTTCAGCCCCAATCAAAGATGATCATCATGACACTTACGTTATTGGTGTTAACGAAGATACACTAAAACCCGAGCATGAAATTGTTTCTAACGCCTCTTGTACCACCAACGACATCACTCCTGTCGGCGCCATCATCGAGGCGGCTTTTGGCATCGAGCGGGCCATGATGACGACGGTCCATTCTTATACCGCCAGCCAGGCCTTGCAAGACGCACCGGGTAAAGACCTTCGCGAAGGCCGAAACGCCGCCGAAAACATTGTACCGACTTCGACTGGGGCTACAATTGCGGCCGCTAAGGCCTTTCCGGCTCTCAAGGGTAAATTTACTGGCCTCAGTATTCGCGTACCAACCCCGGTGGTGTCGCTGTCGGATTTTACGTTTCTAACCCACAAACATACGACGATTGAAGAAGTAAATGAGGCCATTAAAAAAGCGGCCGCTAGTGAGCGCTTCAAGGGTATTTTAACTTGGACGGAGGAGGAGTTGGTGTCCCGGGACTTCATTGGCGACGCTCACTCTTCCACCGTCGACCTGAATCTAACCAATGTCGTTGGGGGCAATCTCGTTAAGGTCGTGGCCTGGTATGACAACGAGTGGGGTTATAGTAACCGCCTCATTGAAATGGTGGCATTAGTGGGGAATTTGATTCCAAGATGA
- a CDS encoding GGDEF domain-containing protein produces MSQPNHQRYYEQAIALPAELGEVISPKTVEQELAGLSPKAKQYVYELELERETYHREARTDLLTELPNRRALAEWVEPIIESIQRQRQHREHRSENPPGLTLAVIDIDHFKAVNDQAGHKAGDVILKWLAHFLSDQVRAGDMVARIGGEEFVIGYAGSGSAITERINGLHQGLVEASADQLVTWGVSDREALTVSIGLAEFDQTCETYDDLFLKADAALYSAKVQRNQVVAYNPNDPDMASKVRGG; encoded by the coding sequence ATGAGCCAGCCGAACCACCAGCGCTATTACGAACAGGCCATTGCACTGCCGGCTGAGCTAGGTGAGGTGATAAGTCCTAAGACAGTCGAACAAGAATTAGCTGGTTTAAGCCCAAAAGCTAAACAGTATGTTTATGAACTAGAGCTCGAGCGCGAAACCTACCACCGGGAAGCTCGCACCGATCTATTAACCGAATTACCTAATCGCAGGGCTCTGGCCGAGTGGGTTGAACCAATCATCGAAAGTATCCAACGCCAACGCCAGCACCGAGAGCACCGCAGCGAAAATCCCCCTGGCCTGACGTTAGCCGTCATCGACATTGATCATTTTAAAGCTGTTAACGATCAGGCTGGCCATAAGGCAGGGGACGTGATCCTAAAATGGCTGGCCCATTTTTTGAGCGATCAGGTCCGGGCGGGCGATATGGTGGCACGAATTGGTGGCGAAGAATTCGTTATTGGCTACGCTGGCAGCGGTTCGGCTATCACCGAGAGAATTAACGGGTTGCATCAAGGCTTGGTCGAAGCCAGCGCTGACCAGCTTGTCACCTGGGGGGTCTCGGATCGCGAGGCCCTGACGGTTAGTATTGGGCTAGCCGAATTTGATCAAACCTGCGAAACTTACGACGATTTATTCTTAAAAGCCGATGCTGCGCTCTATTCCGCCAAGGTCCAACGCAACCAGGTGGTGGCTTATAACCCCAATGACCCCGATATGGCTAGCAAGGTTCGGGGCGGTTGA
- a CDS encoding inorganic diphosphatase — protein sequence MHNIPIGENFPESFNVVIEIPAHSRNKYEFDEGLGTIKLDRVNYAAMAHPYDYGFIPQTRSEDGDHLDAMLFGTTVFPGCVVEARPIALLNKVDDGEVDKMVLCVPVEDIKSGHITSLDDINDHIPIEIAHFFERYKELKHKTVEIVGWEDAAAAKAEVRRAYEAEQARN from the coding sequence GTGCATAACATCCCCATTGGCGAAAACTTTCCCGAAAGCTTCAACGTCGTCATCGAAATTCCAGCTCATTCGCGCAATAAGTATGAGTTCGATGAGGGCTTGGGAACAATTAAACTTGACCGGGTAAATTATGCGGCTATGGCTCACCCTTATGATTATGGCTTTATCCCTCAAACCCGTAGCGAAGATGGAGATCACCTAGATGCCATGCTGTTTGGAACGACGGTATTTCCGGGTTGCGTGGTGGAAGCACGGCCGATTGCTTTACTTAACAAAGTCGACGACGGGGAAGTCGATAAAATGGTTTTATGTGTACCGGTCGAGGATATCAAAAGCGGCCACATTACCTCACTTGATGACATCAATGATCACATTCCGATCGAAATTGCTCACTTCTTTGAACGCTACAAAGAGCTCAAGCATAAAACGGTCGAAATCGTCGGTTGGGAGGACGCCGCTGCCGCCAAAGCCGAAGTCCGCCGGGCCTATGAAGCCGAGCAAGCTCGCAACTAG
- a CDS encoding GlsB/YeaQ/YmgE family stress response membrane protein — MILAIISWIILGALAGWIASLIMGMDEEQSGVMNVVVGILGAIIGGTVLKLVGGSDISGFNLSTLLTAILGSIILLVVIRGFRRSRTY, encoded by the coding sequence ATGATCTTGGCAATCATTAGCTGGATTATCCTTGGTGCCCTGGCTGGCTGGATTGCATCCCTGATTATGGGGATGGATGAGGAACAAAGTGGCGTCATGAATGTGGTGGTTGGAATTTTGGGGGCCATCATTGGTGGCACGGTTCTGAAGCTAGTCGGTGGCAGCGATATCTCTGGCTTCAATCTCAGTACACTGCTAACGGCCATCCTGGGCTCCATCATTTTGCTGGTGGTTATTCGAGGATTCCGGCGTAGTCGAACCTATTAA
- a CDS encoding FAD-dependent oxidoreductase: MESLDDVAIIGAGPAGLAAAIYTGREEMTTTVYEGDVVGGWAALTGTIENYPGFPDGVGGVELSDKLEAQATKYGAKVKTGTMILGLKQGPHGIELATSTGTKHAKAVLITTGSDYKRLGVPGEAEFTSKGVHYCATCDGPLYRGKDLIVVGGGDSAMQEGLFLTKFASHITMLVRGEKLKGSQLLIDRVSAASDKITVQYNTAIERVLDNGKMATGVMTNQGEIKADGIFVFIGQVPNTHWLKDTIELDERGFIHTDDNFQTNIGGVFAAGDVRAGAIGQIASAVGEGVSAAIAIREFISGHLPIRA; this comes from the coding sequence ATGGAATCACTCGACGATGTGGCCATCATCGGTGCTGGCCCAGCTGGTCTAGCTGCAGCCATTTATACCGGCCGTGAGGAAATGACAACGACCGTCTACGAGGGCGACGTAGTCGGGGGTTGGGCGGCCCTAACCGGCACCATCGAAAATTATCCGGGCTTTCCAGACGGCGTCGGCGGCGTTGAACTCTCCGATAAGCTCGAAGCCCAAGCTACCAAATACGGCGCCAAGGTCAAAACTGGCACCATGATTTTGGGTTTGAAGCAGGGTCCGCACGGCATCGAACTTGCCACTAGTACCGGGACTAAGCACGCTAAGGCTGTGCTTATCACTACCGGCAGCGATTATAAACGTTTGGGGGTGCCGGGCGAAGCCGAGTTCACCAGTAAGGGCGTGCATTACTGTGCTACCTGCGATGGCCCGCTTTACCGCGGCAAGGATTTAATCGTGGTAGGAGGTGGTGATTCGGCTATGCAAGAAGGTCTCTTTTTAACCAAATTTGCCAGCCACATCACCATGCTGGTTCGGGGCGAAAAACTCAAAGGCTCACAGCTTTTAATCGATCGGGTCTCGGCCGCCAGCGATAAAATCACCGTCCAATACAACACCGCGATTGAGAGGGTTTTGGACAATGGGAAAATGGCTACTGGTGTTATGACCAACCAAGGGGAGATTAAGGCTGATGGCATCTTTGTTTTCATCGGTCAGGTGCCAAACACCCACTGGTTAAAAGACACGATCGAACTCGACGAGCGCGGTTTCATTCACACCGATGATAACTTTCAAACCAACATCGGTGGTGTTTTTGCAGCTGGCGACGTTCGGGCCGGCGCCATTGGGCAAATCGCCAGTGCCGTCGGCGAAGGCGTATCAGCCGCCATTGCCATTCGCGAATTTATTTCCGGCCATTTGCCAATCCGAGCCTAG
- a CDS encoding glutaredoxin family protein, which produces MPTIKIYTTSTCIYCRAEKQFFDAHGIKYEEVKADESQEKATELFKASGQYAVPFTIIKQDDGKVEAVLGFDKPKLETILGVH; this is translated from the coding sequence ATGCCAACAATAAAAATCTATACCACCTCGACCTGCATCTACTGCCGGGCCGAAAAGCAGTTTTTTGACGCCCACGGCATTAAATACGAAGAGGTTAAGGCCGACGAAAGCCAAGAAAAGGCTACCGAACTATTTAAAGCCAGCGGGCAATATGCCGTCCCTTTCACCATTATCAAGCAAGACGACGGCAAGGTCGAAGCGGTCTTGGGCTTCGATAAACCCAAGCTAGAAACTATTTTGGGCGTGCATTAA
- a CDS encoding glycoside hydrolase family 1 protein — protein MKPDFESDFLWGASTSAHQVEGGNNNDWTQWEKLNAAALAAEGKSSPAREPNNYLSGQAADHYHRYEADLDLAQSIGLRAYRFSIEWSRIEPEPGRYDQAELAHYGRVIAAARKRNIEPLVCLWHWTLPVWLSDRGGWSKRANVKHYIEFVRTVSTALGPKVKFWLTLNEPEVYAFNVYMLGNWLSKRHNPWLYFHSLGNMIRGHRAAYRLIKAKFPEAQVGLADDNIYFDAFDRKWVNRIAAAIGTLFWNHLFMDRIRKQTDFIGLNYYHHVRVDYWRIRNEERYRSDMGWELYPRGLYFLILNLQRRYHKPIYITEHGLADASDKHRAWYITESLKQVKRAMDHGADVRGYLHWSLIDNFEWDSGFWPRFGLIAVDYQTQTRTVRPSARILSQIIQSGRIE, from the coding sequence ATGAAGCCAGATTTTGAGTCAGATTTTTTATGGGGCGCTAGCACCTCCGCCCACCAAGTGGAGGGTGGTAATAATAATGATTGGACGCAGTGGGAAAAACTCAACGCCGCTGCTTTAGCGGCCGAGGGCAAATCGAGCCCTGCCCGTGAACCCAACAACTATCTATCTGGCCAAGCAGCTGACCATTACCATCGTTATGAAGCCGACCTTGACTTGGCCCAGTCGATCGGTCTTAGAGCCTATCGTTTCTCAATCGAATGGTCGCGGATCGAACCGGAGCCAGGGCGCTATGATCAAGCCGAGCTGGCGCATTATGGCCGCGTCATCGCCGCCGCTCGCAAACGCAATATCGAGCCCCTGGTTTGTTTATGGCACTGGACGCTACCGGTTTGGTTATCCGACCGAGGTGGGTGGAGTAAACGCGCCAACGTTAAGCACTACATTGAATTCGTCCGAACGGTGTCGACGGCGCTCGGGCCTAAGGTCAAATTTTGGCTGACGTTAAATGAGCCTGAAGTTTATGCCTTTAATGTTTATATGCTGGGCAACTGGCTATCGAAGCGTCACAATCCCTGGCTGTACTTCCACAGTTTGGGCAATATGATTCGGGGGCATCGAGCAGCTTATCGTTTGATCAAAGCTAAATTTCCAGAAGCTCAAGTTGGTTTGGCGGACGATAATATTTACTTTGATGCCTTTGATCGTAAATGGGTCAATCGAATTGCGGCGGCGATTGGGACGTTGTTTTGGAATCATTTGTTTATGGATCGCATCAGAAAACAAACTGATTTTATAGGATTAAATTACTATCACCACGTGCGGGTTGATTATTGGCGGATTCGAAACGAAGAGCGTTATCGCTCCGATATGGGCTGGGAGCTTTATCCACGCGGCCTTTACTTTTTAATACTTAATTTGCAGCGCCGTTATCATAAGCCGATCTATATAACTGAACATGGCCTAGCAGATGCTTCGGACAAACATCGGGCTTGGTACATAACTGAGAGCTTAAAACAGGTCAAGCGAGCCATGGATCATGGAGCAGATGTCCGTGGATATTTGCACTGGTCGCTAATTGATAACTTTGAATGGGATAGTGGCTTTTGGCCGCGTTTCGGTCTGATTGCGGTGGATTATCAGACTCAGACTCGAACGGTTCGCCCCAGCGCTCGGATTTTGAGTCAAATTATCCAATCTGGACGCATCGAGTGA
- a CDS encoding response regulator, which yields MTKVLIVEDEAPIAHAYQIVLEQAGFEVLVANQAQSAVHLVQSERPDVILLDVLMPEMNGLDMLKKMELPKNLPDTVVIALSNIDTASVVSEATKLGVSEYLRKVDYTPHQIVEVVKKHLAS from the coding sequence ATGACCAAGGTTTTGATTGTCGAAGACGAAGCTCCGATAGCGCACGCCTACCAAATCGTCTTAGAACAAGCCGGCTTCGAGGTCTTGGTGGCTAACCAGGCCCAGTCGGCGGTGCATTTGGTTCAAAGCGAGCGGCCTGATGTCATACTGCTCGATGTCCTGATGCCCGAAATGAATGGCTTGGACATGTTGAAAAAAATGGAATTGCCCAAAAACCTCCCGGATACGGTAGTTATTGCGCTCAGCAATATTGATACTGCTAGTGTTGTTAGCGAAGCCACTAAATTGGGGGTCAGCGAATATTTGCGCAAGGTCGACTACACTCCACATCAAATTGTTGAGGTGGTCAAAAAGCATCTCGCTAGCTAA
- a CDS encoding superoxide dismutase family protein → MEVSGPGKKETARAEAIVSGEGISGQAELVEYQIGTQTLVQIKLELSGNPTKLKPGLHAVHIHEKADCSGGFKCAGGHFDPGPAGNSDPDANHPFHAGDLPNIVINEEGQGRLEALTTRVTISPGPASIIGGEGTALMIHANPDPYHGGESGSGVSGGPRIACGIIELKPVG, encoded by the coding sequence ATGGAAGTAAGTGGTCCAGGTAAAAAAGAAACCGCTAGAGCTGAGGCTATAGTCAGCGGCGAAGGTATCTCTGGTCAGGCTGAACTGGTCGAATACCAGATCGGAACCCAGACGTTGGTCCAAATTAAACTCGAACTCTCGGGCAACCCAACTAAGCTCAAGCCCGGCCTACACGCCGTTCACATTCACGAGAAAGCCGATTGTAGCGGCGGTTTCAAATGTGCCGGTGGACATTTTGATCCCGGCCCGGCCGGCAACAGCGATCCGGACGCAAACCACCCCTTTCATGCCGGCGATCTGCCCAATATCGTAATTAATGAAGAAGGTCAGGGTCGCTTGGAGGCTCTGACTACTCGAGTTACCATCAGTCCAGGCCCCGCCAGCATCATCGGCGGCGAGGGTACAGCACTAATGATTCATGCCAACCCCGATCCCTACCACGGCGGCGAAAGCGGGTCAGGTGTAAGTGGTGGTCCCAGGATAGCCTGCGGCATTATCGAACTTAAGCCAGTAGGATGA